In Lathamus discolor isolate bLatDis1 chromosome 1, bLatDis1.hap1, whole genome shotgun sequence, the following are encoded in one genomic region:
- the NAA20 gene encoding N-alpha-acetyltransferase 20 isoform X1 — MTTLRAFTCDDLFCFNNINLDPLTETYGIPFYLQYLAHWPEYFIVAEAPGGELMGYIMGKAEGSVAREEWHGHVTALSVAPEFRRLGLAAKLMELLEEISEKKGGFFVDLFVRVSNQVAVNMYKQLGYSVYRTVLEYYSASSGEPDEDAYDMRKALSRDAEKKSIIPLPHPVRPEDIE; from the exons CAACCTGGACCCGCTGACGGAGACC TACGGGATCCCGTTCTACCTGCAGTACCTGGCGCACTGGCCCGAGTACTTCATTGTCGCCGAGGCGCCCGGCGGGGAGCTAATGGGTTACA TAATGGGTAAAGCAGAAGGCTCTGTGGCTAGGGAAGAATGGCATGGACATGTtactgctctctctgttgcacCAGAATTCCGACGGCTGGGTTTGGCTGCTAAACTGATGGAACTTCTGGAAGAAATTTCAGAAAA aaagggTGGATTTTTCGTCGATCTGTTTGTGAGGGTATCAAACCAGGTTGCAGTAAATATGTATAAGCAGCTAGGCTACAGTGTGTACCGAACAGTACTTGAGTACTACTCTGCTAGCAGTGGAGAGCCAGATGAAGATGCTTATG ATATGAGAAAAGCTCTTTCCAGAGATGCAGAGAAGAAATCGATTATACCTCTGCCTCATCCAGTGAGACCAGAAGATATTGAATAA